A region from the Trueperaceae bacterium genome encodes:
- a CDS encoding sulfatase, translating to MSTRPNILWYCTDQQRFDTIGALNNPHVQTPRLDSFMREAVTFTHTYCQSPVCTPSRASFLTGMYPSALHVNGNGSADFPVALEDHLVTNRLAREGYDCGLIGKLHIASAYNGIENRVDDGYRTFHYSHGNRKDGHDYFDWIRQQGENPEVHLKNRTENPLVNAAGIPKQLQKAGLYLPTEESDNVPPHLHQSFWCTEMAVDFLEANESNEQPWLLSINPFDPHPPFDPPWEYYRRYDPESLPGAHFKDSDIAQQKKLANAGVDFQSETQHPEEFGHQAMQAAYYAMITQLDHQFGRLLDHLEEIGQRDNTIIIFTSDHGEALGDHGLSQKGCRFYEGSVRVPLMISWPGHFREGITSDALVELSDLTPTFYDLLNIEPPYDVQGKSLLPVLTGKSVEHRDFVRSEFLGALALPDQTHATMYRDRKWKLITYHAKNMFELFDLESDPWEHNDLSGDPNYQAIKWDLVRRSFDATIDALPRSTPRVGPY from the coding sequence ATGAGTACACGCCCGAATATCCTGTGGTACTGCACCGACCAACAGCGTTTTGACACTATCGGGGCGCTCAACAACCCGCATGTTCAAACCCCACGCCTTGATAGCTTCATGCGAGAGGCAGTCACTTTCACGCATACTTACTGCCAGAGCCCAGTATGCACGCCAAGTAGAGCCAGCTTTCTCACGGGAATGTACCCCAGTGCATTACACGTGAACGGTAATGGAAGTGCAGATTTCCCAGTTGCGCTTGAGGATCACCTTGTGACTAATCGTTTGGCGAGAGAGGGGTACGACTGTGGCTTGATAGGTAAGCTTCATATTGCCTCGGCATACAACGGAATTGAAAATCGTGTTGATGATGGTTATCGGACCTTTCATTACAGCCACGGTAATCGGAAAGACGGACATGACTATTTCGATTGGATCCGCCAGCAAGGCGAGAATCCCGAAGTTCACCTCAAAAATCGGACTGAGAACCCATTAGTTAATGCCGCTGGTATTCCGAAACAGCTGCAGAAGGCGGGTTTGTACCTCCCAACAGAAGAATCAGATAATGTCCCACCTCACTTACACCAAAGTTTCTGGTGTACTGAGATGGCTGTGGATTTTTTGGAGGCTAACGAAAGTAATGAACAGCCTTGGCTTCTGAGTATCAACCCATTCGATCCGCACCCCCCGTTCGATCCGCCTTGGGAGTACTACCGTCGTTATGATCCTGAAAGTTTGCCTGGTGCTCACTTCAAGGACAGTGACATTGCGCAACAAAAGAAACTAGCTAACGCGGGTGTTGATTTCCAGTCTGAGACACAACACCCAGAGGAATTCGGTCACCAGGCCATGCAAGCAGCTTACTACGCTATGATTACGCAACTCGACCACCAGTTTGGTCGGTTACTTGATCACCTTGAAGAGATAGGGCAACGCGACAACACCATAATTATTTTCACTAGTGACCATGGTGAAGCTCTTGGAGATCATGGTCTAAGTCAAAAGGGCTGCCGGTTTTACGAGGGGTCAGTGCGTGTACCGTTAATGATCTCTTGGCCTGGGCATTTTCGAGAGGGAATTACGAGCGACGCTCTGGTGGAACTTAGTGACTTAACACCTACCTTTTATGACCTTCTCAATATCGAACCGCCGTACGATGTTCAGGGCAAGTCGCTACTACCTGTTTTAACTGGGAAATCAGTCGAACACCGTGATTTTGTTCGTTCTGAGTTTTTAGGAGCACTTGCCCTGCCGGACCAGACTCATGCCACGATGTACCGCGATCGTAAATGGAAACTCATTACGTACCATGCGAAAAACATGTTTGAGCTTTTTGATTTAGAGAGCGACCCTTGGGAACATAATGACCTGTCGGGCGACCCTAATTATCAGGCCATAAAGTGGGACTTGGTACGCCGTAGTTTTGACGCCACTATCGACGCACTCCCCAGAAGCACCCCCAGAGTTGGGCCTTACTAA
- a CDS encoding oxidoreductase, whose product MTLTIVQINAFTNKPFSGNPAAVCLLPEPASESWMQAVAKEMNLSETAFLVAHHDGYDLRWFTPSVEVDLCGHATLASAHHLWEVGHLSVDDTAQFHTASGLLTVEREADTMVMNFPATPPVLSDPPTELLEVINADVNYVGRSSFDYLVEVPSENDVRNLDAHDFAVLTQLDSRGIIVTASSDSDSFDFVSRFFGSGVGIVEDPVTGSAHCALGPYWAEKLGKSDLMAFQVSARGGQIGIRMKRDRVLLIGQAVTVMQGELLTPLERP is encoded by the coding sequence ATGACATTAACTATTGTTCAGATTAATGCGTTTACTAACAAACCGTTTAGTGGTAATCCAGCTGCCGTGTGTTTGCTTCCCGAACCCGCATCTGAAAGTTGGATGCAAGCAGTAGCGAAAGAGATGAATCTCTCCGAAACTGCTTTCCTTGTGGCTCATCACGATGGTTATGACTTGCGTTGGTTCACTCCATCTGTAGAGGTTGATTTGTGTGGTCACGCTACTTTAGCTAGTGCGCATCACTTGTGGGAAGTTGGTCACCTGTCAGTCGATGATACTGCTCAGTTCCACACCGCTAGTGGACTATTGACCGTTGAACGTGAGGCCGACACGATGGTCATGAATTTCCCCGCTACTCCCCCAGTGTTGAGCGACCCACCAACAGAGTTACTCGAGGTTATTAATGCTGACGTGAATTACGTTGGGAGGAGCTCTTTTGATTACCTCGTGGAAGTACCTTCCGAAAATGATGTTCGTAATCTCGACGCTCATGATTTTGCTGTGCTTACCCAACTCGATTCACGTGGAATCATTGTGACTGCTTCTAGTGATAGTGACTCATTTGATTTTGTGTCGCGCTTCTTTGGCTCAGGAGTGGGCATAGTTGAGGATCCAGTTACGGGATCAGCGCATTGTGCTTTGGGGCCGTACTGGGCTGAAAAACTAGGTAAATCCGACCTGATGGCTTTCCAGGTTTCTGCGAGAGGTGGACAAATCGGAATTCGTATGAAAAGGGATCGGGTTCTGCTGATTGGCCAAGCAGTAACGGTAATGCAGGGTGAACTCCTCACCCCACTCGAACGGCCGTAA